A stretch of the Haloarcula ordinaria genome encodes the following:
- the tgtA gene encoding tRNA guanosine(15) transglycosylase TgtA has product MTNFEVRQYDAAGRLGKVEVPRAGVTVETPTILPVVNPHVQTIDPAALESEFGAEILITNSYILHKSDELREPALEQGLHDLLDFSGAIMTDSGSFQLAEYGEISVTTEEILEFQHDIGSDIGTPVDIPTPPDVDREQAEDELATTQDRLERAASVDTGEMLVSAPVQGSTYPDLREQAGHHAVETGLDVFPLGAVVPLMNEYRYADLADVVAACKRGLGEVGPVHLFGAGHPMMFAMAAALGCDLFDSAAYALYARDDRYLTVRGTQQLDDLDYFPCHCPVCTEYTPDELDSLDEDAREDLLARHNLHVTYGEIRTVRQAIRSGNLMELVDSRARGHPSMVDGYRTLLDHAEQLERSDPASKHAMFYTSHESARRPEVLRHHERLDRFDLEGDEVLLTEGGSNDRYDETWGVLPPFGPYPRELSETYPLNAETPERTDRAACEAAADGVARLVDCHPKVSFTLVHDDWPETALTRVPDQVRVRDLHERD; this is encoded by the coding sequence ATGACGAACTTCGAGGTCCGCCAGTACGACGCCGCGGGCCGCCTGGGAAAAGTCGAGGTCCCACGCGCCGGCGTCACCGTCGAGACGCCGACCATCCTCCCGGTCGTGAACCCGCACGTCCAGACCATCGACCCGGCGGCGCTGGAATCCGAGTTCGGGGCCGAGATTCTCATCACGAACAGCTACATCCTGCACAAGTCCGACGAACTCCGCGAGCCGGCGCTCGAACAGGGCCTGCACGACCTGCTGGACTTCTCGGGGGCCATCATGACCGATTCGGGCTCGTTCCAGCTGGCCGAGTACGGCGAGATATCGGTGACGACCGAGGAGATTCTCGAGTTCCAGCACGACATCGGGAGCGACATCGGGACGCCGGTCGACATCCCCACACCGCCGGATGTCGACCGCGAGCAGGCCGAAGACGAGCTGGCGACGACCCAGGACCGACTGGAGCGCGCCGCGAGCGTCGACACCGGCGAGATGCTCGTCAGCGCCCCGGTCCAGGGCTCGACGTACCCGGACCTCCGGGAGCAGGCGGGCCATCACGCCGTCGAGACCGGCCTCGACGTCTTCCCCCTCGGTGCCGTCGTCCCGCTGATGAACGAGTACCGCTACGCCGACCTCGCGGACGTGGTGGCGGCGTGCAAGCGTGGTCTGGGTGAGGTGGGGCCGGTCCACCTCTTCGGCGCGGGCCACCCGATGATGTTCGCGATGGCCGCCGCGCTGGGCTGTGACCTCTTCGATTCGGCGGCGTACGCACTCTACGCTCGCGACGACCGGTACCTGACGGTGCGGGGAACCCAGCAACTCGACGACCTGGACTACTTCCCGTGTCACTGCCCGGTCTGTACGGAGTACACACCCGACGAACTCGACTCGCTGGACGAAGACGCACGCGAGGACCTGCTCGCCCGACACAACCTCCACGTCACCTACGGCGAGATTCGGACCGTCAGGCAGGCCATCCGCAGCGGGAACCTCATGGAGCTGGTCGACTCGCGGGCTCGCGGTCACCCGTCGATGGTCGACGGCTACCGCACCCTGCTGGACCACGCCGAGCAACTCGAACGGTCGGACCCCGCCTCGAAGCACGCGATGTTCTACACCTCACACGAGAGCGCGCGTCGACCCGAAGTGCTGCGCCACCACGAGCGTCTCGACCGGTTCGACCTCGAAGGTGACGAAGTGCTGCTGACCGAGGGCGGGTCGAACGACCGCTACGACGAGACGTGGGGCGTCCTGCCGCCCTTCGGTCCGTACCCGCGCGAACTCTCGGAGACCTATCCGCTGAACGCCGAGACGCCCGAGCGAACCGACCGGGCAGCTTGTGAAGCAGCGGCCGACGGCGTGGCGCGACTGGTCGACTGTCATCCCAAGGTCTCGTTCACGCTGGTCCACGACGACTGGCCGGAGACGGCGCTCACGCGAGTGCCCGACCAGGTGCGAGTTCGCGACCTCCACGAGCGGGACTGA
- a CDS encoding NUDIX hydrolase yields MTDDLAWETLAADTAYTCPGFDVVHEDVRLPDGTETDFDYFHEGESVVILPFTSEGAVVVIEEWRQAVKRVNYGLPAGSMEDHDDDPETAVGRELAEETGYEAGSVEYLYSAEPANGYSDSVFHYFVAQDCEPTAEQNLDFNESIHVETTEFESLVERVREGELRDGRSAIGILYYALFEQ; encoded by the coding sequence ATGACCGACGACCTCGCGTGGGAGACGCTCGCCGCCGACACCGCCTACACCTGTCCGGGCTTCGACGTGGTTCACGAGGACGTGCGCCTGCCCGACGGTACCGAGACGGACTTCGATTACTTCCACGAGGGCGAGAGCGTGGTCATCCTGCCGTTCACGTCCGAGGGAGCGGTGGTCGTCATCGAAGAGTGGCGACAGGCGGTCAAACGGGTGAACTACGGCCTCCCCGCTGGAAGCATGGAGGACCACGACGACGACCCCGAGACGGCCGTCGGCCGCGAACTCGCCGAGGAGACCGGCTACGAGGCGGGATCAGTCGAGTACCTCTACAGTGCCGAACCCGCGAACGGCTACTCCGATTCGGTGTTCCACTACTTCGTCGCCCAGGACTGTGAGCCGACCGCCGAGCAGAACCTGGATTTCAACGAGTCCATCCACGTGGAGACGACCGAGTTCGAGTCGCTCGTGGAGAGGGTTCGAGAGGGTGAACTGCGGGACGGCCGCTCCGCGATCGGGATTCTCTACTACGCGCTGTTCGAGCAGTGA
- a CDS encoding glycosyltransferase family 2 protein, which yields MAIEKDHTRRTTTSPGAERLLLPYDSEEQPVVSVVLPTLNEEAGIGECMERIETALEELDVPGEVIVSDSSTDRTPEIARENGGIVVKPDKEGYGYAYRYGFQFARGEYIVMGDADTTYDFESIPRLLAPLERDEADIVLGSRFEGRIESDSMPPLHKYVGNPLLTKFLNTFYDAGVTDAHSGFRIFRRELLDDLELRSDGMEFASEMIMSAAENDLRIREVPIVYHSRKGEETLDSFSDGWRHVKFMLLNAPRYLFTVPSILATGVGVLVMLASLLRIEFATVNFGTYTLVAGSLLTVMGYQIGSLAVFSSVASNPIQEPSDPVTNWVRETMSLEQGTLLGLGIFTVGGVATTVMAVDWVSSGYTAEPPLMWLLLAFTVLLVGMQTIFFSFFLAMLVNDRNTTYETTTQESDQLMVSQGTQD from the coding sequence ATGGCCATTGAGAAGGACCACACGAGACGAACTACTACTTCACCGGGGGCCGAGCGATTACTACTCCCATACGACAGCGAAGAACAACCAGTCGTCAGTGTCGTCCTCCCGACGCTAAACGAGGAAGCGGGTATCGGCGAGTGCATGGAGCGCATCGAGACCGCGCTCGAAGAGCTGGACGTCCCCGGCGAGGTCATCGTCAGCGACAGCTCGACCGACCGAACGCCCGAGATAGCTCGCGAGAACGGCGGCATCGTCGTCAAGCCCGACAAGGAGGGCTACGGCTACGCCTACCGGTACGGGTTCCAGTTCGCTCGCGGGGAGTACATCGTCATGGGCGACGCAGACACGACCTACGACTTCGAGTCCATCCCGAGACTACTCGCGCCGCTAGAGCGAGACGAGGCGGATATCGTCCTTGGCAGCCGGTTCGAGGGACGAATCGAGTCGGACTCGATGCCGCCGCTGCACAAGTACGTCGGTAATCCACTGCTCACGAAATTCCTCAACACCTTCTACGACGCCGGTGTGACCGACGCACACAGCGGCTTTCGCATCTTCAGGCGCGAGCTCCTCGACGACCTCGAACTCCGCTCAGACGGGATGGAGTTCGCCAGCGAGATGATTATGTCCGCGGCGGAGAACGACCTCAGGATTCGGGAGGTACCCATAGTCTACCACAGCCGGAAGGGCGAAGAGACACTGGATAGTTTCAGTGATGGCTGGCGACACGTCAAGTTCATGCTGTTGAACGCGCCGCGATACCTCTTTACCGTCCCGAGTATCCTCGCGACCGGCGTCGGTGTCCTCGTCATGCTCGCGTCGTTACTTCGTATCGAGTTCGCTACCGTAAATTTCGGCACCTACACGTTAGTCGCCGGAAGCCTTCTCACTGTGATGGGGTATCAGATCGGTAGTCTCGCAGTGTTCAGTTCGGTCGCGTCGAATCCGATTCAGGAGCCCTCGGACCCGGTCACGAACTGGGTGCGAGAGACGATGAGCCTGGAACAGGGGACGCTGCTGGGACTGGGAATCTTCACTGTCGGTGGCGTCGCCACAACGGTCATGGCCGTCGACTGGGTCTCGAGTGGATACACGGCCGAACCGCCGCTGATGTGGCTCTTGCTCGCGTTCACCGTGTTGCTCGTCGGGATGCAGACGATATTCTTTTCATTTTTCCTGGCGATGCTGGTCAACGACCGCAACACGACGTACGAGACCACCACACAGGAATCGGATCAACTCATGGTCTCCCAGGGCACGCAGGACTGA
- a CDS encoding CapA family protein: MPPTGPLSRRTLLRSLGLGAASGLAGCSSVTRVFPQPGTGEGSQQSTAGPLSGRVRDTAGEAVTGATVEAVVGSEGRVGGTTTDDAGRFRLRTERPVWLRVTAPGYIERLVAGAPGTATDVTVVGAAGTAALAFGGDVMFARRFYDRPTDPLNPHAHIRESDRRADHDRILAGIKPLLQSADVTSVNLETPLTQSTVRHPDKRYEYASHPVAGRALADAGVDYVALGNNHAFDALQAGLADTTRTLDAAGIEHSGAGQSPSAAWRPATTDVAGVSIAMLSCTTLVGDRFALHWSADRSERGSATDDGTTTTVPAGVGVAEATPDRLADHVAAAADRNDVVVVQIHGGEAYQSTPTPTMRRLTETAAAAGADLVVNHHPHVTGGLETLDGAVVAWSLGNLVFDQTLWQTLPSALLTAYVTADGVERVVVDPLLLEGFVPRGVVGKPNRALSWRTAGRSDGTVSVTPTGLAGGTGVEPATTTALDFSGDRTYARKTGPIRAVERGAVRLGRDLLPTGTFESVDVDGSGYDGTLWRFSRTPPATGASFGYEGSGGIRLQRIAGNSQNVVLSNAHRIPVDGDLTLTARYRTAVASGLTVELAWYADTDGSSIHRDSFSLPPTGETWGVLSHDFTVPDDATHLNCLVILAPPNAGTRTAFVDDVRLVSWADRSVDGGREFDHARVESDATVRVAVPTSADGAAWRHLDGV; this comes from the coding sequence ATGCCACCCACCGGACCACTGTCTCGGCGCACGCTGTTACGGAGCCTCGGACTGGGCGCGGCGAGCGGTCTCGCTGGCTGTTCGTCGGTGACTCGCGTCTTCCCCCAACCGGGGACGGGTGAGGGGAGTCAGCAATCGACCGCCGGGCCACTCTCGGGTCGCGTCCGGGACACGGCGGGCGAGGCGGTCACCGGTGCTACCGTCGAGGCGGTCGTCGGCAGCGAGGGGCGCGTGGGCGGGACGACGACGGACGACGCCGGCCGCTTTCGCCTTCGGACCGAGCGCCCGGTCTGGCTCCGCGTCACGGCTCCGGGGTACATCGAGCGGCTCGTGGCCGGGGCACCCGGCACGGCGACCGACGTGACGGTCGTCGGGGCCGCCGGCACTGCCGCGCTCGCCTTCGGCGGCGACGTGATGTTCGCTCGGCGGTTCTACGACCGCCCGACGGACCCGCTGAACCCACACGCTCACATTCGCGAGTCCGACCGGCGGGCCGACCACGACCGGATCCTCGCCGGCATCAAACCCCTGTTGCAGAGCGCCGACGTCACGTCGGTGAACCTCGAGACGCCGCTGACGCAATCGACGGTTCGGCACCCCGACAAACGGTACGAGTACGCCTCCCACCCTGTCGCCGGGCGGGCACTCGCCGACGCCGGCGTCGACTACGTGGCCCTCGGCAACAACCACGCTTTCGACGCACTCCAGGCGGGGCTCGCTGACACCACCAGAACGCTCGATGCAGCGGGGATCGAGCACTCGGGCGCTGGGCAGTCACCGTCTGCGGCGTGGCGGCCCGCGACGACCGACGTCGCCGGCGTCTCCATCGCGATGCTGTCCTGCACGACGCTCGTCGGCGACCGGTTTGCCCTGCACTGGTCGGCCGACCGAAGCGAGCGGGGGTCGGCGACCGACGACGGGACCACGACGACCGTCCCAGCCGGCGTCGGGGTCGCGGAGGCGACGCCCGACCGACTCGCTGACCACGTCGCCGCCGCGGCCGACCGCAACGACGTGGTGGTGGTTCAGATTCACGGTGGGGAGGCGTATCAGTCGACCCCGACGCCGACGATGCGTCGACTCACCGAGACAGCGGCTGCCGCGGGTGCCGACCTCGTCGTCAACCACCATCCACACGTCACCGGCGGGCTCGAAACGCTCGACGGAGCCGTCGTCGCGTGGTCGCTCGGCAACCTCGTGTTCGACCAGACGCTCTGGCAGACGCTGCCGTCGGCGCTCCTGACGGCTTACGTGACGGCCGACGGCGTCGAACGGGTCGTCGTCGACCCACTCTTGCTCGAGGGATTCGTGCCCCGGGGCGTCGTGGGGAAACCGAACCGAGCCCTCTCCTGGCGGACCGCGGGTCGCTCAGACGGAACCGTCTCGGTCACGCCGACCGGGCTCGCGGGCGGCACAGGCGTGGAACCGGCGACCACGACGGCGCTCGACTTCTCCGGGGACCGGACCTACGCCCGGAAGACGGGCCCGATTCGCGCCGTCGAACGTGGAGCCGTCCGCCTCGGCCGCGACCTGCTCCCGACCGGGACCTTCGAGAGCGTCGACGTCGACGGCTCCGGGTACGACGGCACGCTGTGGCGCTTCAGCCGCACTCCGCCTGCGACCGGCGCGTCGTTCGGATACGAGGGCAGCGGCGGGATCCGCCTGCAGCGCATCGCCGGCAACTCACAGAACGTCGTCCTCTCGAACGCCCACCGGATTCCGGTCGACGGCGACCTGACGCTCACGGCCCGCTACCGCACCGCGGTCGCGTCCGGCCTGACTGTCGAACTCGCCTGGTACGCCGACACCGACGGGTCGTCGATCCACCGCGACTCGTTCTCGCTCCCGCCGACTGGCGAGACGTGGGGCGTCCTCAGCCACGATTTCACCGTTCCCGACGACGCGACGCACCTCAACTGCCTCGTGATCCTCGCACCACCGAACGCCGGGACGAGAACGGCGTTCGTCGACGACGTGCGACTGGTGTCGTGGGCCGACAGGTCGGTCGACGGGGGTCGGGAGTTCGACCACGCCAGGGTCGAATCGGACGCGACGGTTCGCGTCGCAGTCCCCACCAGCGCCGACGGGGCAGCGTGGCGACACCTCGACGGAGTGTGA
- the trmY gene encoding tRNA (pseudouridine(54)-N(1))-methyltransferase TrmY, translated as MRQFVVVGHDAPTTPDFSLDDLAGAAGRLDVLCRCVNSAFFLSHDIRTDVRAHLVLADEYTVTFDGSDLRRLNPDERSTAALVRNALEEREEAIGHIPVETSPGVSLTRRGFEGTVEDVAARGTVVQLHEDGDPVVDADPPSNPVFVLSDHHDFEPNEADLLADYAEERVSLGPKALHADHAITVAHNYLDTEGFTQY; from the coding sequence ATGCGCCAGTTCGTCGTCGTCGGTCACGACGCACCCACGACACCGGACTTCTCGCTCGACGACCTCGCCGGAGCAGCCGGTCGGCTCGACGTCCTCTGTCGCTGCGTCAACAGCGCCTTCTTCCTCAGCCACGACATCCGCACGGACGTCCGCGCCCACCTCGTGCTCGCCGACGAATACACGGTCACCTTCGACGGGAGCGACCTCCGGCGACTCAACCCAGACGAGCGCTCGACCGCCGCGCTCGTCCGAAATGCCCTCGAAGAGCGTGAGGAAGCCATCGGACACATCCCCGTCGAGACGTCCCCCGGGGTTTCGCTCACGCGCCGTGGGTTCGAGGGGACCGTCGAAGACGTCGCCGCCCGTGGGACAGTCGTCCAACTCCACGAGGACGGCGACCCTGTCGTCGACGCCGACCCACCGTCGAACCCGGTGTTCGTCCTCTCGGACCACCACGACTTCGAGCCGAACGAAGCCGACCTGCTCGCGGATTACGCCGAAGAACGTGTCTCACTCGGTCCAAAGGCGCTCCACGCCGACCACGCGATTACGGTCGCGCACAACTACCTCGATACCGAGGGGTTCACACAGTACTGA
- a CDS encoding Mur ligase family protein: MTTDAAGRLRALLGRLGSELAHALGAGPAHRRHLRQIDYRIVVAGVRGKSTMTRWLHDVFTARGYDTFAKITGDVPQVLYNGTVQTVTREETVRLYENERELARFDDVDVAIVENQGIRQYTTRLVNEQFVDPDLLFLTNVREDHLDTLGRDRIQIARALARAVPSGTPVVCGEQDEALRRYLRAELDRRDAPVMFVDIAPEDRSTPGAECVYGLDAVFGALGEPPLSETRREGYLDRLRPTWRRLPGGRVFNAAPVNDVQSTELARRSLVGDTDTVVEPLLNLRRDRRGRTASFLRYLGELADANAIERAHVVGYDRTLFETNATFPVVSHGTDSEPAAVLDAALEAGNPVMLMGNTVTEFMRSLLAEVDARAERVESSPPDRVADGKPVEGR; encoded by the coding sequence CCGGACCGGCCCACCGCCGGCACCTGCGGCAGATCGACTACCGGATCGTCGTCGCCGGCGTCCGTGGGAAATCGACGATGACCCGCTGGCTCCACGATGTGTTCACCGCTCGCGGGTACGACACGTTCGCAAAGATCACCGGCGACGTCCCCCAGGTCCTGTACAACGGCACCGTCCAGACGGTTACCCGTGAGGAGACGGTCCGACTCTACGAGAACGAACGCGAACTCGCCCGGTTCGACGACGTCGACGTGGCCATCGTCGAGAACCAGGGCATCAGGCAGTACACGACGCGACTCGTCAACGAGCAGTTCGTCGATCCGGACCTCCTCTTTCTCACCAACGTCCGCGAAGACCACCTCGATACCCTCGGCCGCGACCGGATCCAGATCGCTCGTGCGCTCGCCCGCGCTGTCCCGAGTGGCACGCCGGTCGTCTGTGGCGAGCAAGACGAGGCGCTCCGTCGCTACCTCCGGGCGGAACTCGACCGCCGCGACGCGCCGGTGATGTTCGTCGACATCGCGCCCGAGGACCGCTCGACGCCGGGGGCCGAGTGCGTCTACGGCCTGGACGCCGTCTTCGGGGCGCTCGGTGAACCGCCGCTCTCCGAGACCCGACGCGAGGGGTACCTCGACCGTCTCAGACCGACCTGGCGTCGGCTCCCCGGCGGGCGCGTGTTCAACGCGGCGCCGGTCAACGACGTCCAGAGTACGGAACTCGCCCGCCGGTCACTGGTCGGCGACACGGACACCGTCGTCGAACCGCTGCTGAACCTCAGGCGCGACCGCCGCGGCCGGACGGCGTCGTTCCTCCGCTACCTCGGCGAACTCGCCGATGCGAACGCCATCGAGCGTGCCCACGTGGTCGGTTATGACCGGACGCTGTTCGAGACGAACGCGACGTTCCCCGTCGTCTCTCACGGCACGGACAGCGAACCGGCGGCCGTCCTCGACGCCGCGCTGGAGGCTGGCAATCCCGTGATGCTGATGGGTAACACCGTCACGGAGTTCATGCGCTCGCTCCTCGCGGAAGTGGACGCCCGGGCCGAGCGTGTCGAATCGAGTCCGCCCGACCGGGTCGCTGACGGAAAACCGGTCGAGGGGCGCTGA
- a CDS encoding VanZ family protein, whose product MKIRVPLLPRWLRWSFVVGIAGFIFYTSILVAPPSSPIDTLRFELIPLDKWRHFLAYGVLAGAILYATVDRQVSVLGSVSLVVGLAFVYGVGIEFGQSLIPNRYFSLLDAYANFLGTLLVTPWYLVRRHVEFAEVRTWISEFRVTTDTQQE is encoded by the coding sequence ATGAAGATTCGAGTGCCGCTGCTGCCGCGCTGGCTTCGCTGGAGTTTCGTCGTCGGTATCGCAGGGTTCATCTTCTACACGTCGATTCTCGTCGCACCACCGAGTTCGCCGATAGATACACTCAGGTTCGAACTCATTCCGCTAGACAAGTGGCGTCACTTCCTCGCGTACGGTGTGCTGGCGGGAGCGATACTGTATGCCACCGTGGACAGGCAGGTGTCGGTTCTCGGGAGTGTCTCACTCGTCGTCGGTCTCGCATTCGTCTACGGTGTCGGTATCGAGTTCGGCCAGTCGCTGATTCCGAACCGGTACTTCTCCCTGCTGGACGCGTACGCCAATTTCCTGGGAACACTCCTCGTCACGCCGTGGTATCTCGTCCGACGACACGTGGAGTTCGCCGAGGTGCGGACCTGGATTTCAGAGTTCAGGGTGACGACGGACACCCAGCAGGAGTAA